Proteins found in one Psychrilyobacter piezotolerans genomic segment:
- a CDS encoding nuclear transport factor 2 family protein encodes MTKKILLTMVVVLLTLTGCNSIQSKKGKETSKKEQVVALLKALETGESEPIGIINSEKYIQHNLAIPDGLAGFGEFVSSLPANSIKANTVRVFEDGDYVFAQTDYEFFGPKVGFDVFRFENGKIVEHWDNLGEKKGPNPSGHTQLDGATEVTDLDKTEENKTLVKGFIEDVLMGKNPAKITDYISTEKYIQHNTDIADGLDGLGAALQAMAEAGITMVYTENHKILGEGNFVLSMSEGKFAGVHVAFYDLFRVENGKIVEHWDVIQEILSEDKWANDNGKF; translated from the coding sequence ATGACTAAAAAAATTTTATTAACAATGGTAGTTGTTTTACTAACACTAACTGGGTGTAACAGCATTCAAAGCAAAAAGGGAAAAGAAACATCAAAAAAAGAGCAGGTGGTGGCGTTATTAAAAGCCTTAGAAACAGGGGAATCTGAACCCATAGGAATTATAAACTCTGAGAAATATATCCAGCATAATTTAGCAATTCCTGATGGTTTAGCAGGATTTGGGGAATTTGTTTCAAGCTTACCGGCAAATAGTATAAAAGCTAATACTGTAAGAGTTTTTGAAGACGGAGATTATGTATTTGCTCAAACAGATTATGAGTTCTTTGGACCAAAAGTAGGATTTGATGTATTCAGATTTGAAAATGGAAAAATTGTAGAGCACTGGGATAACTTAGGAGAGAAAAAAGGTCCAAATCCAAGTGGACACACTCAGCTTGATGGTGCAACAGAAGTAACCGATTTAGATAAAACTGAGGAAAATAAAACACTGGTAAAAGGATTTATAGAGGATGTTTTAATGGGTAAAAATCCTGCTAAGATAACTGATTATATCAGTACAGAAAAGTATATTCAGCATAACACAGATATAGCAGATGGTCTTGACGGACTGGGTGCAGCTTTACAAGCTATGGCTGAAGCAGGAATCACAATGGTTTATACTGAAAACCATAAAATTCTTGGAGAAGGTAACTTTGTTTTATCGATGAGTGAGGGAAAATTTGCAGGAGTTCATGTAGCTTTCTATGATTTATTTAGAGTAGAAAATGGAAAAATCGTTGAGCACTGGGATGTTATTCAAGAGATTCTATCAGAAGATAAATGGGCAAACGATAACGGGAAATTCTAG
- a CDS encoding AraC family transcriptional regulator yields the protein MNKENIRKIKFKNTLKIEFEVMEISNVFKRFQDGNLEFDIGKFHRPQFNMILLVENDSAKHFVDFKTYDVKKGDILLVGENYVHAFSRNQKLKGTAIIFTSNFIEINEIGMNSLKKLFNMHLINESGKDRTIKELFKILKCEYKGDKVNSIILYRYLLGSILTKLDILVDENKLIKDENKNTKIMLTLDGLIEKFNYQCRDSIEYTKGTGYSYKQLNIICKSVTGYTLKSYIDNMVILEMKRQIVANDMSLKEMCIFFNFDEETNLVKYFKRNVGTSPKKFKDQYQNFHG from the coding sequence ATGAATAAAGAAAATATCCGTAAAATTAAATTTAAAAATACATTAAAAATAGAATTTGAAGTTATGGAAATTTCAAACGTTTTTAAAAGATTTCAGGATGGAAATCTAGAGTTTGATATCGGTAAATTTCATAGACCACAGTTTAACATGATTTTATTGGTGGAAAATGATAGTGCAAAACATTTTGTAGATTTTAAAACATATGATGTAAAAAAAGGTGACATCTTATTAGTCGGAGAAAATTACGTTCATGCTTTTTCCAGGAATCAAAAATTAAAAGGAACAGCAATCATCTTTACAAGTAATTTTATTGAGATTAACGAAATAGGTATGAATTCTTTAAAAAAACTATTCAATATGCATCTCATCAATGAATCAGGAAAAGATCGAACTATTAAAGAACTTTTCAAGATACTAAAGTGCGAATATAAGGGGGATAAGGTAAATTCAATAATATTATACAGATATCTCCTTGGGTCTATTTTAACAAAACTTGATATACTGGTTGATGAAAATAAATTAATTAAAGATGAAAATAAAAATACGAAAATAATGTTAACTCTCGACGGATTAATTGAAAAATTTAATTATCAATGTCGTGATTCTATTGAATATACAAAGGGAACAGGATACAGCTATAAACAGTTAAATATTATATGTAAATCAGTAACAGGATATACTTTGAAAAGTTATATAGATAATATGGTTATTTTAGAAATGAAAAGGCAAATTGTGGCAAATGATATGAGTTTGAAGGAAATGTGCATTTTCTTTAATTTTGATGAAGAAACTAATTTAGTAAAGTATTTTAAAAGAAATGTCGGCACCTCTCCAAAAAAATTTAAAGACCAATACCAAAACTTTCATGGATAA
- a CDS encoding dienelactone hydrolase family protein, with translation MKKIVLMFLLLTVMGCFHESTRKTKDVVGEDSLKSKILPLTVDGKTYNNYLVYEDLKGEKAPGILLIHHYLGLDEVTKNNAKRYAELGYVVLAMDMYGSDVKITTHQEAGKISGYYRNNREIMRERIDNALDLLKSNEMVDSNRIAMIGYCFGGDSVIDYQLYKEDPLLGISFHGFYTTPLINNKLNGKLQIHHGENDTASKIQDFQKFVKVQPSVEPYLYKGAGHGFTTPGKSYNPEADNLSFERSKEFLKNNF, from the coding sequence ATGAAAAAAATTGTACTAATGTTTTTATTGCTAACAGTTATGGGATGCTTCCATGAAAGTACAAGAAAAACCAAGGATGTCGTGGGTGAAGATAGTTTGAAGAGTAAAATTTTACCCCTGACAGTAGACGGGAAAACATATAATAATTATCTGGTTTATGAAGATTTAAAAGGGGAAAAAGCTCCAGGAATTCTGCTTATCCATCATTATTTAGGATTGGATGAAGTAACAAAGAACAATGCCAAAAGATATGCGGAATTAGGTTATGTTGTTTTAGCCATGGATATGTATGGAAGTGATGTAAAAATAACAACTCATCAGGAAGCAGGAAAAATATCGGGCTATTATAGAAATAATAGAGAGATAATGAGGGAAAGAATAGATAACGCTTTAGATCTGTTAAAATCAAATGAAATGGTAGATAGTAACAGGATTGCTATGATTGGTTATTGTTTTGGAGGAGATTCTGTGATCGATTACCAGCTCTATAAGGAAGATCCACTATTGGGGATATCATTTCATGGTTTTTATACAACACCCCTTATAAACAACAAATTAAATGGCAAATTGCAGATTCATCACGGTGAGAACGATACAGCTTCTAAAATACAGGATTTCCAAAAATTTGTAAAAGTTCAGCCGTCTGTAGAACCATATCTTTATAAGGGAGCAGGTCATGGATTTACTACTCCAGGGAAAAGCTATAATCCTGAAGCCGACAATTTATCCTTTGAAAGAAGTAAAGAATTTTTAAAGAATAATTTCTAG
- a CDS encoding NACHT domain-containing protein, producing the protein MNYIDLSLKSLTREEDNIYLLKDKIKKNRISIMLGAPGSGKSFILQKYKDENNNVELTSVKKFIKLKRQIDESVKILLLDGLDEYRRVADDKTFVLTEIGNKVNDLLKRNSDLKIVMSCREMDWCGESDKNALKQKVNEEVSLFNIQPLSLEGDNKFLLKDIIQKNKIVIILGAPGSGKSSILQKYKGENNNTELIPVKKFIKLKSQIDESVKILLLDGLDEYRRVADDKTFVLTEIGNKVNDLLKMNKNLKIIITCREMDWRGESDKNDLREEVNEEAIFFSIQPLSIEEQNKLADLLNIDNKDIFIRKFTNKGFLSNPQMFYMLSEIWKNNRDEISSKTNLYKQFIVSAREQNQNHLQSSFYIEQGEMFKIVGYLAFYYVFSGIDNFDNNFIDEISNSEKGYKKELLEEVLKTKIFSEGKFIHRTIAEYTLANYIFKYKLDDSIEISKERIKNLFVKNVKIPTELRGTYAWLCSLSADQDFIQVDPYYQAIHGDNSLFNIEDKKKIILAVKEYSKTNPYFFEFGQRMELEGFYTIELDNFLINEYDKALKFENHYIDFIINIITQSEEISDNLKAFLKEKIEENLIPTYYKEDFIKLFILEPDYLQDVVEKIKSGDILDKDDRLKERILNILYPKYIDHTKISEYLILYTHKRIIGYCNYLYKTEYDNKYELLKRIYELSCDDSREVKLKLPKLVKSFVSDYFLETLLKYDESLEAKEIYAIIEYFNTYYSDFEKIKFESYRYEITDKVKVSEEKLQRLANELFEIYIDKMLSKENETLNIHSLTCDFNYFFSYKSPNNQSEVLLKKMNKNFEKKVNKDLFFRGLNCLLKDENNKPIIPKNIEELIIKYGLEEEFNNWLNPKRQDWEIESQQQEKKWKEEEIEAKRRNEKYFENKSDEEIQKCFGDLGWIAHLFYFDNSKKEKIYLENATLERLKAVLKDTIYNELIEPKLLTLNSLAKDSPSANRNIDIVYYVSLVLNEDEEIIIDDVELKKYLYTNTLKQSKAINIQKSNFIKRLEKNDLNFVKGCLKEYIELLLEEQFYEIKHIVNKYTNLDSNIDNLKRIAMSHGSNLSDIKNSISENFLNIYAFNLEMSDLIELEKLEMNTDNKNAVEALIVFNNNKKENFTIDMATSFHSLIRDNAQELYDGFKNFDSKLRIKIISYMMSAFKINKSIEEVNGIQSPKNECASFLKRTSLMFFDIEELETLSELHSSDDDTWKNKILNKLNELQQQQSDSLHESYKVKNIKKFIFDSAILSKKDFFTEVSYKIEKLKQEIEDNINNDKNSFYSEVKLVKSKKTEEASRDIILQRLNDKYGSELLSTKEQYLADNRLDINVKYKSNFSYQVQIECKRDDNGELYEGIQNQLIDKYFSSNVQYGIYLIFYFRKLKNKSLMLKKVYDSIPNGYEDKIKVICIDLVI; encoded by the coding sequence ATGAATTACATAGATTTATCATTAAAAAGTCTAACTAGAGAAGAAGATAATATATATTTACTGAAAGATAAAATTAAAAAAAATAGAATTAGTATTATGTTAGGAGCACCTGGAAGCGGTAAAAGTTTTATATTACAAAAATATAAAGATGAGAACAATAATGTAGAATTAACATCTGTTAAGAAATTTATAAAATTAAAAAGACAGATAGATGAATCAGTAAAAATACTCTTATTAGATGGCTTGGATGAATATAGGAGAGTTGCTGATGATAAAACTTTTGTGCTTACTGAAATTGGAAATAAAGTGAATGATTTATTAAAAAGAAATAGTGATTTAAAAATTGTTATGAGCTGTAGGGAAATGGACTGGTGTGGTGAATCAGATAAAAATGCCTTAAAGCAAAAGGTAAATGAGGAAGTTTCACTTTTCAATATTCAACCATTAAGTTTAGAAGGAGATAATAAATTTTTACTAAAAGATATAATTCAAAAAAACAAAATTGTTATTATATTAGGAGCACCTGGAAGCGGTAAAAGTTCTATATTACAAAAATATAAAGGTGAAAATAATAATACAGAATTAATACCTGTTAAGAAATTTATAAAATTAAAAAGTCAGATAGACGAATCAGTAAAAATACTCTTATTAGATGGCTTGGATGAATATAGAAGAGTTGCTGATGATAAAACTTTTGTGCTTACTGAAATTGGAAATAAAGTGAATGATTTATTGAAAATGAATAAGAATTTAAAAATTATTATCACTTGCAGAGAGATGGACTGGCGTGGTGAATCAGATAAAAATGACTTGAGGGAAGAGGTAAATGAGGAAGCCATATTTTTTAGTATTCAACCATTGAGCATTGAAGAACAGAATAAACTTGCAGATCTTTTAAACATAGACAATAAAGATATTTTTATTAGAAAATTCACAAATAAAGGTTTTTTAAGCAATCCTCAAATGTTTTATATGTTATCTGAAATATGGAAAAATAATAGAGATGAGATTAGTTCAAAAACTAATTTATATAAGCAGTTCATAGTTAGTGCTAGAGAACAGAACCAAAATCATCTGCAAAGTAGTTTTTATATAGAACAAGGCGAAATGTTTAAAATTGTTGGATACCTTGCTTTTTACTATGTATTTAGTGGTATCGATAATTTTGATAATAATTTTATTGATGAAATATCAAATTCTGAAAAAGGATATAAAAAAGAGTTATTAGAGGAGGTATTAAAAACAAAAATATTTAGTGAAGGCAAGTTTATTCATCGAACAATTGCAGAGTATACCTTAGCCAATTATATTTTTAAATATAAATTAGATGATTCTATTGAAATAAGTAAGGAAAGGATTAAAAACTTATTTGTGAAAAATGTTAAAATTCCTACTGAACTTAGAGGAACTTACGCCTGGTTGTGTTCATTAAGTGCAGATCAAGATTTTATTCAAGTTGATCCTTACTATCAAGCAATCCATGGGGATAATTCTCTTTTCAACATAGAAGATAAAAAGAAAATCATATTAGCGGTTAAAGAATATTCAAAAACTAATCCATATTTTTTTGAATTCGGGCAAAGGATGGAATTAGAAGGATTTTATACAATAGAATTAGATAATTTTTTAATAAATGAATACGATAAGGCATTAAAATTTGAAAATCATTACATTGATTTTATTATCAATATCATCACTCAAAGTGAAGAGATAAGTGATAATCTCAAAGCTTTTCTAAAAGAGAAAATAGAAGAAAATTTAATTCCAACATATTATAAAGAAGATTTTATAAAATTATTCATATTAGAACCAGATTATTTACAAGATGTAGTTGAAAAAATAAAAAGTGGAGATATTTTAGATAAAGATGATAGATTAAAAGAAAGAATTCTAAATATATTATATCCTAAATATATAGATCATACTAAAATTTCTGAATATCTTATTTTATATACTCATAAAAGGATAATAGGGTATTGTAATTACCTTTATAAGACTGAGTATGATAATAAATATGAACTTTTAAAGAGAATTTACGAACTTAGTTGTGATGATTCAAGAGAAGTTAAATTAAAACTTCCAAAATTAGTTAAAAGCTTTGTTAGTGATTATTTTTTAGAAACATTACTGAAATATGACGAATCTTTAGAGGCAAAAGAAATATACGCTATTATCGAGTATTTTAATACATACTATTCTGATTTTGAAAAAATAAAATTTGAGTCGTATCGCTATGAGATAACTGATAAGGTTAAAGTATCTGAGGAAAAACTTCAAAGGTTAGCAAATGAATTATTTGAAATATATATAGATAAAATGCTATCTAAAGAAAATGAAACACTCAACATACATAGTTTAACATGTGATTTTAATTATTTTTTTAGTTATAAATCTCCAAATAACCAAAGTGAAGTTTTACTGAAAAAAATGAATAAAAATTTTGAAAAAAAAGTTAATAAAGACTTATTTTTTAGAGGATTAAATTGTTTATTGAAAGATGAAAATAACAAACCTATAATTCCTAAAAATATAGAGGAATTAATAATTAAATATGGCCTTGAGGAAGAATTTAATAACTGGTTGAATCCTAAAAGACAAGATTGGGAAATAGAATCTCAACAACAGGAAAAAAAATGGAAGGAAGAGGAAATAGAAGCAAAAAGAAGAAATGAAAAATACTTTGAGAATAAAAGTGATGAAGAGATTCAAAAATGTTTTGGAGATTTAGGTTGGATTGCACATTTATTTTATTTTGATAATAGCAAAAAAGAAAAAATATACCTAGAAAATGCAACATTAGAAAGGTTAAAAGCGGTACTGAAAGACACAATATATAATGAATTAATTGAACCTAAATTATTAACTCTAAATTCATTGGCGAAAGATTCTCCTAGTGCAAATAGAAATATTGATATAGTTTATTATGTCTCTTTAGTTTTAAACGAAGATGAAGAAATTATAATAGATGATGTAGAACTTAAAAAGTATTTATATACAAATACTTTAAAACAGAGTAAAGCAATAAATATTCAAAAAAGTAATTTTATAAAACGACTAGAAAAGAATGATTTAAATTTTGTTAAAGGTTGTTTGAAAGAGTATATAGAGTTATTGTTGGAAGAACAATTTTATGAGATTAAGCATATTGTCAACAAATATACAAATTTAGATAGTAATATAGATAATTTAAAAAGAATTGCAATGTCTCATGGTTCTAATTTATCGGATATAAAAAATTCGATTTCAGAAAATTTTTTAAATATTTATGCTTTTAATTTAGAGATGAGTGATTTGATTGAGTTAGAGAAATTAGAGATGAATACAGATAATAAAAATGCAGTAGAAGCCCTAATTGTATTTAATAATAATAAAAAAGAAAATTTTACTATTGACATGGCAACTTCATTTCACTCATTGATAAGAGATAATGCACAAGAGTTATATGATGGCTTTAAAAACTTTGATAGTAAATTAAGAATTAAAATTATTAGTTATATGATGTCAGCATTCAAAATTAATAAATCTATAGAAGAAGTGAATGGCATTCAATCACCTAAAAATGAATGTGCCAGTTTTCTTAAAAGAACCTCTTTAATGTTTTTTGATATTGAAGAATTAGAAACACTAAGTGAACTTCATTCAAGTGATGATGATACATGGAAAAATAAAATTTTAAATAAATTAAATGAGCTACAACAGCAACAAAGTGACAGTTTACATGAGAGTTATAAGGTAAAAAATATAAAGAAATTTATATTTGATAGTGCAATCTTATCGAAGAAAGATTTTTTTACAGAGGTATCATACAAAATAGAAAAATTAAAACAAGAAATTGAAGATAATATCAATAATGATAAAAATTCTTTTTATAGTGAAGTAAAACTGGTTAAATCAAAAAAAACGGAAGAAGCATCTAGAGATATTATTTTACAAAGATTAAATGATAAATATGGTAGTGAGTTATTATCTACGAAAGAACAATATTTAGCAGATAATAGACTGGATATTAATGTTAAGTATAAATCTAATTTTTCTTATCAAGTACAAATAGAATGTAAAAGAGATGACAATGGCGAATTATATGAAGGGATTCAAAATCAACTCATAGATAAATATTTTTCTTCGAATGTTCAATATGGTATTTATTTAATTTTTTATTTTAGAAAACTAAAGAATAAGTCGCTAATGCTTAAAAAGGTTTATGACTCTATTCCCAATGGATATGAAGATAAAATAAAAGTTATTTGTATTGATTTAGTCATTTAA
- a CDS encoding Eco57I restriction-modification methylase domain-containing protein yields MKINSDTNFKVYTPDYIAKEMINKSLDIYFNGDYSRSKFDNLRCADLSCGTGNLLLPLLNTIIQLYKAKLGEYTYNISWITGYDIDGEALLICKNNILKILEKYEIEDKNINLIKTNSLMEEIDETYDLVLGNPPYFGEKNNKEIFEDMKKYKFGKENYEGKMDYAYFFIAKGIDALKDGGVLTYITTNYWFKADHAKKLREKIKKYTTFKYINNYNRSVFEEAAGQHNVVFTLRKEKKSGKLEVIDDREKYFIDSDKIYNYRDKVILAKEEDLERLNRVYNGRTHFLGELLNINQGIVSGYDRAFVFDSYEENYREYLKPFYKNKDIDQYTYTSNKYWILYLDNKVALNKKLAKHLNPHKERLSRRREVLRSIINWWELQWARDEKIFNVPKIIGRQRSKINKFSYSEGEFYGSADIYYLTPREKNINLFYILGYLNSKVFYDWFKYNGKMKGDNLELYATPLKETPIYYTKDKAEIAYIEKLVKKQIEHYEEKTQKLIDRYFSDLKYGI; encoded by the coding sequence GTGAAGATAAACAGTGATACAAATTTTAAGGTATATACACCGGATTATATAGCAAAAGAGATGATAAATAAAAGTTTAGACATATATTTTAATGGAGATTACAGCAGATCCAAATTTGACAACCTCAGGTGTGCTGATCTTTCATGCGGTACCGGGAATCTCCTCCTTCCCCTCCTAAATACCATAATACAGCTGTATAAGGCAAAATTAGGAGAGTATACCTATAATATTTCATGGATTACAGGCTATGATATAGATGGGGAAGCCCTGCTGATCTGCAAAAATAATATTTTAAAGATCCTGGAAAAATACGAGATTGAAGATAAAAATATAAATTTAATAAAGACCAATTCCCTCATGGAGGAAATAGACGAAACTTATGACCTTGTTTTAGGGAATCCACCGTATTTTGGGGAAAAGAACAATAAAGAAATATTTGAAGATATGAAAAAATATAAATTCGGAAAAGAAAATTATGAGGGGAAGATGGATTACGCCTATTTTTTTATAGCCAAGGGAATAGATGCACTAAAAGATGGAGGAGTGCTGACCTACATAACCACAAATTACTGGTTTAAAGCCGATCATGCTAAAAAATTGAGGGAGAAGATAAAAAAATACACCACCTTTAAATATATAAATAATTACAACAGGTCTGTTTTTGAGGAGGCTGCGGGGCAGCACAATGTTGTTTTTACCCTGAGAAAGGAAAAAAAAAGTGGGAAATTAGAAGTGATAGATGACAGGGAAAAATATTTCATAGACAGTGATAAAATTTATAACTATAGGGATAAGGTTATTTTAGCCAAAGAGGAAGACTTGGAACGGTTAAATAGGGTATACAATGGCAGAACTCATTTCCTGGGGGAACTTCTAAACATCAACCAGGGTATAGTCAGCGGGTATGACAGGGCCTTTGTTTTTGATTCCTATGAGGAGAACTACAGGGAATATCTAAAGCCATTTTATAAGAATAAAGATATAGACCAGTATACCTATACCTCCAATAAATATTGGATCCTCTATTTAGATAATAAGGTGGCTTTAAATAAAAAACTGGCTAAACATCTGAACCCCCATAAGGAACGACTGAGCAGGAGGAGGGAAGTTTTAAGATCCATTATCAATTGGTGGGAGCTCCAGTGGGCCAGGGATGAAAAAATATTTAATGTACCTAAGATAATCGGCAGGCAGAGATCCAAGATAAATAAATTTTCATATTCGGAAGGGGAATTTTATGGAAGTGCCGATATATATTATCTCACTCCCAGGGAAAAAAATATAAATTTATTCTATATCCTGGGTTATTTAAATTCCAAGGTTTTCTATGACTGGTTTAAATACAACGGGAAGATGAAGGGGGACAATTTAGAACTCTATGCCACCCCTCTAAAGGAAACACCTATATATTACACTAAAGATAAAGCAGAGATAGCTTATATTGAGAAGCTGGTAAAAAAGCAGATCGAACATTATGAGGAAAAGACCCAGAAGTTAATAGACAGATATTTTTCTGATTTAAAATATGGAATATAA
- a CDS encoding alanine/glycine:cation symporter family protein, which translates to MENLVNIVNGIIWSPVLIYLCLGAGLFFTLKTSCAQFTMIKEMIRLLLGKDVKEGEKSADSISGFEAMCMSVSGRVGTGNIAGVATAIALGGPGSIFWLWVISLLGAASSYVESTLGQLYKEKFEGGYRGGPAYYFKKGLLGGKTWYGNLFAVATVLAMSIFMPSTQSNVIAGSLKTAAGVPEWVSGLIIVGLLSTIVFGGAKRLAKFAGIVVPFMAVAYIIVAVIVLSLNAGEIIPSLTLIIKSAFGKEEAFAGIVGAAISWGVKRGVYSNEAGQGTGPASAAAADTSHPAKQGLIQAFSIYIDSIFVCTATALMIIITGAYKVFDGTGGVIHTASGATSDMSIGTIGAANTSTALDIGIGYGAYIVAVAIVFFAFTTLLAFYWNGDTALVYLTKGSEKGKKIRFILKLLYLGFTFLGSVVAGGMAWTLGDIGIGTMAWINIVGILIMHKPAIACLKDYRMRMKEGRADNWDFNPNEIGIKGEFAVWDEIREEGRGTVEQGAAELKTS; encoded by the coding sequence ATGGAAAATTTAGTAAATATAGTGAATGGTATTATTTGGTCACCGGTACTTATATATCTTTGTTTAGGTGCAGGATTGTTTTTTACTTTAAAAACAAGTTGTGCTCAATTTACAATGATCAAGGAAATGATAAGATTATTACTGGGAAAAGATGTTAAAGAAGGGGAGAAATCTGCAGATTCAATAAGTGGATTTGAAGCAATGTGTATGTCGGTTTCCGGAAGGGTAGGAACCGGAAATATTGCAGGAGTAGCTACAGCCATAGCATTAGGGGGACCTGGATCGATATTCTGGTTATGGGTAATCTCCCTCCTGGGAGCTGCATCATCATATGTTGAATCTACATTGGGACAATTATATAAAGAAAAATTTGAAGGTGGATACAGGGGAGGGCCTGCTTATTACTTCAAAAAAGGATTATTAGGCGGGAAAACCTGGTATGGAAATTTATTTGCAGTAGCTACAGTGTTAGCCATGTCAATATTTATGCCCTCTACCCAATCAAATGTAATTGCAGGAAGTTTAAAAACAGCAGCAGGGGTTCCTGAATGGGTATCAGGATTAATTATAGTGGGATTACTGTCTACGATTGTTTTTGGAGGAGCTAAAAGGTTAGCAAAGTTTGCCGGAATAGTAGTTCCATTCATGGCAGTAGCTTATATAATCGTTGCAGTAATCGTTTTATCACTTAATGCGGGGGAAATTATTCCGTCATTAACTTTAATTATTAAATCTGCATTTGGAAAAGAAGAAGCATTTGCAGGGATAGTAGGAGCAGCGATATCCTGGGGTGTAAAAAGAGGTGTTTATTCAAATGAAGCAGGGCAGGGAACAGGTCCGGCCTCAGCAGCAGCAGCAGACACGTCACATCCTGCCAAGCAGGGATTAATACAGGCATTTTCCATCTATATTGATTCGATATTTGTATGTACAGCAACAGCATTAATGATTATTATTACAGGAGCATATAAAGTATTTGATGGAACTGGCGGGGTAATACATACAGCAAGTGGTGCAACTTCTGATATGAGTATCGGGACAATAGGAGCAGCTAACACATCTACAGCCTTGGATATCGGGATTGGGTATGGTGCATATATAGTAGCAGTAGCTATAGTATTCTTTGCCTTTACTACTTTATTGGCATTTTATTGGAATGGAGATACAGCATTAGTTTATTTAACTAAAGGCAGTGAAAAAGGTAAAAAAATAAGATTTATTTTAAAATTACTATACCTTGGATTTACATTTTTAGGATCTGTAGTTGCAGGTGGTATGGCTTGGACTTTAGGAGATATTGGTATAGGAACAATGGCTTGGATAAATATAGTGGGAATTTTAATTATGCATAAACCTGCCATTGCCTGTTTAAAAGACTATAGAATGAGGATGAAAGAAGGAAGAGCAGACAATTGGGATTTCAATCCAAATGAGATTGGAATTAAAGGTGAGTTTGCTGTTTGGGATGAAATAAGAGAAGAAGGAAGAGGAACGGTTGAACAGGGTGCAGCAGAATTAAAAACATCATAA
- a CDS encoding AEC family transporter, which yields MFELILNKAVPINLIFFLGYFLKKTGALNEEDGRVFLKGMFYAFIPAILFQSVRKTQFEADFLVYPLVIIMFQILMFILGKLLTSRMKISRDKKIVIRGSLIIMNSGFVVPFYIAFYGVENMWRMGLYDFGNSLMVFVLVYSMFLRSELKEVVKSLRSPPIAAIVLGIIAGKFGIPIPEFIDTTLNQIGNLVGPSIMLGLGLYFTPSLKNIKISLLVVGLKIVLGVGIGLLLIQVLPFDSLSNKTVLYMTASPVGANILTFAVLSKMDTKFPSEIVSLSIVINLFLIPLLFILI from the coding sequence ATGTTTGAATTAATTTTAAATAAGGCAGTGCCTATAAATTTAATATTTTTTTTAGGGTACTTCCTAAAGAAAACAGGGGCCTTAAATGAGGAAGATGGAAGGGTATTTTTAAAGGGGATGTTCTATGCTTTTATTCCGGCAATTCTATTTCAATCGGTAAGGAAAACCCAGTTTGAAGCAGATTTTTTAGTCTATCCTCTGGTTATAATCATGTTTCAAATTTTAATGTTTATTTTGGGAAAATTATTGACCAGCAGGATGAAAATATCCAGGGATAAAAAAATAGTTATCAGAGGTTCTTTAATCATTATGAATTCAGGTTTTGTAGTGCCATTTTATATTGCTTTTTATGGGGTAGAAAATATGTGGCGGATGGGACTCTATGATTTTGGAAACTCACTGATGGTTTTTGTTTTAGTTTATTCTATGTTTTTAAGGTCAGAATTAAAAGAAGTTGTTAAATCACTGCGATCTCCCCCTATAGCAGCCATAGTCCTTGGGATAATAGCTGGGAAATTTGGTATCCCTATTCCTGAATTTATCGATACCACCTTAAATCAGATAGGAAATCTTGTGGGGCCATCCATTATGCTGGGACTTGGGCTGTATTTCACCCCATCCTTAAAAAATATAAAGATCAGTCTCCTGGTGGTGGGATTAAAAATTGTTTTGGGAGTGGGGATAGGATTACTCCTTATTCAGGTCCTGCCCTTCGATAGTTTATCCAATAAGACGGTATTATATATGACTGCTTCTCCGGTAGGAGCCAATATCCTTACCTTTGCTGTTTTATCCAAGATGGATACCAAATTTCCTTCGGAGATAGTGTCATTATCAATAGTTATAAATTTATTTTTAATTCCATTATTATTCATTTTAATCTAA